A window of the Candidatus Liberibacter solanacearum CLso-ZC1 genome harbors these coding sequences:
- the glyS gene encoding glycine--tRNA ligase subunit beta: MLGFLLEIYSEEIPARMQRKATEDLGKNVTRLLKEYGLSYESIRQYWTPRRLFVYLKGLTPSSPEKIEERLGPRVGASQKAIEGFLHSTGLKKISDCKIKKDPKKGDLYLAVIKKPKRLAEDIIKEIVPIAIQNVPWPKSMRWSTNNSPVSDFSWIRPLQSILCVLFSKEGKSTIIDLNLKGIPCGNITYGHRFHAPQPIKVKCLDSYISGLEKAKVLLDPEHRRNTILRDARLLSSVNGVELVEDDGLLEEIVGLVEWVQVLIGSFDEKYLCLPEELIRLTIKTNQKCFVTRTRQGKLANRFILVSNIQASDGGIAIVQGNSKVVAARLEDALHFWKRDQENLPDIDSLKESALKFNLDLSKPLDQRMAKLDALNVVFHAKIGTQGERVSRIRLLGKKIAQLIGVDIALVDRAAVLLKADLCTDIVREFPELQGKIGKEYANLQNETIVLAIEEHLKPRGPLETVPTDKISITLSLADKLDTLINFWAINEKPSGSQDPYALRRAALGIIRIILENKIHIPLSQFVEDQNLILFFHVRLKLYLREIGIRHDLIEAILQPENDNLLVIVDLIKYLNEFFNSEKGKNFLFSAKRILQILAIEEKKGREILPIAPQKFSLEAEKKLYTVISDLDLHIKDSMHNNAYHRIGDLLFSLHEPIESFFDNVMVNVEDQEVRNNRLALLQCTKKIIMKVFDIQKIV; the protein is encoded by the coding sequence ATGCTTGGTTTTTTACTTGAAATTTATTCTGAAGAAATCCCAGCGCGTATGCAGCGCAAAGCTACTGAGGATTTAGGTAAAAACGTTACCCGTTTATTGAAAGAATATGGCTTAAGCTATGAGAGTATACGTCAATATTGGACACCGCGTCGTTTATTTGTGTACCTTAAAGGTTTAACTCCATCTTCTCCTGAAAAGATTGAAGAAAGATTAGGTCCAAGAGTTGGGGCAAGTCAAAAAGCTATTGAAGGGTTTTTACATTCCACGGGATTAAAAAAAATTTCTGATTGTAAAATTAAAAAAGATCCTAAAAAAGGAGATCTTTACCTAGCAGTTATTAAAAAACCAAAGCGTTTAGCAGAAGATATTATAAAAGAGATAGTGCCTATCGCTATTCAAAATGTTCCTTGGCCTAAATCAATGCGTTGGAGTACCAATAATTCTCCTGTCAGTGATTTTTCGTGGATCAGACCATTACAATCCATTTTATGTGTCCTTTTTTCCAAAGAAGGGAAAAGCACAATAATTGATCTTAATCTGAAAGGAATACCTTGTGGAAATATTACTTATGGCCATCGTTTCCATGCACCGCAACCTATCAAAGTTAAATGTCTTGATAGCTATATAAGTGGTTTAGAAAAAGCAAAGGTATTGCTTGATCCGGAACATCGTCGCAATACCATTCTTCGTGATGCACGTCTTTTATCCTCTGTTAATGGAGTAGAGTTAGTAGAAGATGATGGGCTTTTAGAAGAAATTGTAGGTCTTGTTGAGTGGGTTCAGGTTCTGATTGGTTCGTTCGATGAAAAGTATCTTTGTCTTCCAGAGGAACTGATTCGTTTGACTATTAAGACCAATCAGAAGTGTTTTGTTACACGTACTCGTCAGGGTAAGCTTGCGAATCGTTTTATACTTGTTTCTAACATTCAAGCTTCTGATGGTGGAATAGCAATCGTACAAGGGAATAGCAAGGTGGTTGCTGCTCGTTTAGAAGATGCTTTGCATTTTTGGAAACGCGACCAAGAAAATTTGCCTGATATAGATTCTTTAAAAGAATCAGCGCTCAAGTTTAATCTTGATTTATCCAAACCGTTAGATCAACGTATGGCAAAACTTGATGCGTTGAATGTGGTATTCCATGCTAAAATAGGAACGCAAGGAGAACGAGTATCACGCATAAGATTATTAGGAAAAAAGATAGCGCAATTAATAGGGGTTGATATTGCTTTGGTAGATCGTGCAGCGGTGCTATTAAAAGCAGATCTTTGTACGGATATTGTGAGGGAATTCCCAGAATTACAAGGGAAAATAGGTAAAGAATATGCGAATTTACAAAATGAAACCATCGTTTTAGCTATTGAAGAACATCTTAAACCACGTGGTCCGCTAGAAACTGTTCCAACGGATAAAATATCAATTACTTTATCTTTAGCAGATAAGCTGGACACTCTCATCAATTTTTGGGCGATTAATGAAAAGCCTAGTGGTTCGCAAGATCCTTATGCATTGCGCAGAGCGGCTCTTGGTATTATTCGTATTATATTAGAGAATAAAATTCATATCCCTCTATCGCAGTTTGTGGAAGACCAAAATCTCATTCTATTTTTTCATGTTCGTTTAAAATTATATTTGCGTGAAATCGGTATCCGTCATGATCTCATCGAAGCAATATTACAACCTGAAAATGACAATCTTTTAGTTATTGTTGATCTTATCAAGTATTTAAATGAGTTTTTTAATAGTGAAAAAGGAAAAAATTTTCTCTTTTCCGCTAAACGTATTCTCCAGATTTTAGCTATAGAAGAAAAAAAAGGAAGGGAAATATTACCTATCGCTCCTCAGAAATTTTCTTTAGAGGCTGAAAAAAAGCTGTATACTGTGATCTCTGATCTCGACCTCCATATAAAGGACAGCATGCATAATAATGCCTATCATCGGATTGGAGATCTCTTGTTTTCTTTACATGAACCTATTGAAAGCTTTTTTGATAATGTAATGGTTAATGTAGAAGATCAGGAAGTTAGAAATAATCGTCTTGCATTGCTTCAATGTACGAAAAAAATCATTATGAAAGTTTTTGACATTCAGAAAATTGTTTAG
- a CDS encoding alpha/beta hydrolase yields the protein MPEVVFNGPSGRLEGRYQPSTNPHAPIALILHPHPRFGGSMNDNIVYQLFYLFQKRGFVSLRFNFRGIGRSEGEFDYGDGELSDAAAALDWVQSLNPESKSCWIAGYSFGAWISMQLLMRRPEVNGFISVSPQPRNYDFSFLAPCPSSGLIINGSDDTVAAASDIKELVNKIMNQKGISITHKVIPNANHFFVDKIDELMSECTQYLDQSLNKTMALQKPAKQLR from the coding sequence ATGCCAGAAGTAGTTTTTAATGGCCCATCAGGCCGTTTAGAAGGACGTTATCAACCTTCTACAAATCCACATGCTCCTATTGCATTGATCCTTCATCCTCATCCACGATTCGGTGGATCAATGAATGATAATATCGTTTACCAGTTATTCTATCTCTTCCAAAAAAGAGGATTTGTCTCATTGAGATTTAATTTTCGAGGTATCGGAAGAAGTGAAGGAGAATTCGATTATGGTGACGGAGAATTGTCCGATGCAGCAGCAGCTTTAGATTGGGTTCAATCTCTCAATCCAGAAAGTAAAAGTTGTTGGATTGCCGGTTATTCTTTCGGAGCATGGATTTCTATGCAGCTTTTGATGCGACGCCCCGAAGTCAATGGCTTTATATCTGTATCTCCCCAACCTAGGAACTATGACTTTTCTTTCTTGGCTCCATGTCCCTCTTCCGGCCTTATTATTAATGGAAGCGATGATACGGTTGCAGCAGCCTCTGACATCAAAGAATTAGTAAATAAGATTATGAATCAAAAAGGAATTTCTATAACCCATAAAGTTATTCCGAATGCCAATCATTTTTTTGTCGATAAAATTGATGAATTGATGAGTGAATGCACTCAATATCTTGATCAATCTTTAAACAAAACAATGGCTTTGCAAAAACCTGCTAAGCAACTGCGCTGA
- a CDS encoding cysteine desulfurase family protein — protein MLKRVYLDWNATAPVLDVARESFIKALYFHGNPSSIHREGQKTRLQIEESRRIIADFCGAKSDHVIFTSSATESANWVLTPHFYKGSQKIQIDSLYVSAIEHPAVYAGGQFSSNHIHEIPVLSKGIVDIQALADCLDKRDSACGLPMIAVMLVNNETGVIQPIHDVAQIVKQYDGILVVDAVQAAGRIALSIEEIGADFLIISSHKLGAPIGAGALVFREDILLPSPLLRGGDQEKGHRAGTENYAAICGFAAAAQKMNEDIQERSFRITSLRDYLERGLKDLIPNIMIYGADEQRISNTCCFSIPFLKAEVLQIALDLEGISVSAGSACSSGKLKKNHVLAAMGYDTSQGALRISCGDTTTQEDIDAFLKALHNVISYSSL, from the coding sequence TTGTTAAAAAGAGTTTATCTTGATTGGAATGCCACAGCGCCTGTTCTTGATGTTGCGCGAGAATCTTTTATCAAAGCCTTATATTTTCATGGTAATCCTTCATCTATTCATAGAGAAGGGCAGAAGACGCGTCTTCAGATTGAAGAATCGCGTCGTATAATAGCTGATTTTTGTGGGGCAAAATCTGATCATGTTATTTTTACAAGTAGTGCTACAGAATCGGCGAATTGGGTATTAACACCCCACTTTTACAAGGGATCCCAAAAGATTCAAATAGATTCTCTTTATGTGTCGGCTATAGAGCATCCTGCTGTTTATGCGGGGGGGCAATTTTCTTCTAATCATATTCATGAAATACCCGTTTTATCAAAAGGAATAGTTGATATTCAGGCATTGGCTGATTGTTTAGATAAGAGAGATTCTGCATGTGGTCTACCTATGATTGCTGTTATGCTTGTTAACAATGAAACAGGAGTGATTCAGCCGATTCACGATGTTGCACAAATAGTGAAACAATATGATGGAATTTTAGTTGTTGATGCCGTACAAGCAGCGGGACGGATTGCTCTTTCTATAGAAGAAATAGGCGCTGATTTTCTCATTATATCGTCACATAAGCTGGGGGCGCCTATAGGAGCGGGAGCACTTGTTTTTCGAGAAGATATTTTGTTACCTTCTCCTCTTTTACGGGGAGGGGATCAAGAAAAAGGGCATCGTGCAGGAACAGAAAATTATGCGGCTATTTGTGGATTTGCTGCCGCAGCACAGAAAATGAACGAAGATATACAAGAACGTTCTTTTCGTATTACTTCCCTACGAGATTATTTGGAAAGAGGCTTAAAAGACTTAATTCCAAATATTATGATCTATGGCGCAGATGAGCAACGCATTTCGAATACCTGTTGTTTTAGTATACCCTTTCTAAAAGCAGAAGTTTTACAAATTGCTCTTGATCTTGAAGGCATTTCTGTCTCTGCTGGATCCGCATGTTCATCTGGAAAGCTTAAAAAAAATCATGTATTAGCGGCGATGGGCTATGATACATCGCAAGGTGCTTTGCGCATTTCTTGTGGCGATACCACTACTCAGGAAGATATTGATGCTTTTTTAAAAGCATTGCATAACGTGATCAGCTATTCTTCTTTATAA
- a CDS encoding F0F1 ATP synthase subunit A, whose product MSKSPMGQFVVHKIIPIEIGGIDFSFTNSSLSMLISSLIILTFSFMAVRKYRICPTRLQSVLEITYQFVMSTLCNSAGPRSKSFFSFVFSLFLFLTTANLLGMFPYLFSFTSQIVITTTFALLVILVVIISGFYVNGWGFLKLFLPSGIPMVMRPLVCFVEIASFFSRPISLSLRLFSNIMAGHIMLKVFAGFYFSILSLGMLGMVFSLLPVFVNVAITGLEFFVAFMQAYIFLMLTCLYIGDVYQDDQH is encoded by the coding sequence ATGTCTAAATCTCCCATGGGTCAATTCGTTGTGCATAAAATCATTCCGATTGAAATTGGTGGTATTGATTTTTCTTTCACAAATTCTTCTCTTTCAATGCTTATTAGTTCGTTAATTATATTGACTTTTTCTTTTATGGCTGTGCGTAAATATCGAATTTGTCCTACGCGTTTGCAATCTGTTTTAGAAATTACGTATCAGTTTGTCATGTCAACCTTGTGTAATTCTGCCGGACCTCGATCTAAGAGTTTTTTTTCTTTTGTTTTTTCACTTTTTCTTTTTTTAACAACCGCTAATTTATTGGGTATGTTTCCGTATCTTTTCTCGTTTACAAGTCAGATTGTTATAACAACAACTTTTGCACTTTTAGTAATTTTGGTTGTTATCATATCTGGATTTTATGTAAATGGTTGGGGTTTTTTAAAACTATTTCTTCCTTCTGGAATACCTATGGTCATGCGACCACTGGTTTGTTTTGTAGAAATTGCTTCTTTTTTTTCGCGCCCAATTAGTTTGTCTTTGCGTTTATTTTCAAATATCATGGCAGGGCATATTATGTTAAAAGTATTCGCTGGATTTTATTTTTCTATTCTATCTTTGGGTATGTTAGGGATGGTTTTTTCACTTTTGCCAGTATTTGTGAATGTTGCTATAACAGGGCTTGAATTTTTTGTTGCATTTATGCAGGCCTATATTTTTCTGATGTTGACGTGTCTATATATCGGTGATGTATATCAAGATGATCAGCATTGA
- a CDS encoding F0F1 ATP synthase subunit C, whose translation METEAARIAISYYSGAAKYIAIGMACLGMGFVALAIGNIFSSYLSGALRNPSAAADQQARVLVFAAVAESLGIFLLLIVILLLFVI comes from the coding sequence ATGGAAACAGAAGCAGCTCGTATAGCGATTTCTTATTATTCTGGAGCAGCAAAATATATTGCGATCGGTATGGCGTGCTTAGGAATGGGATTTGTTGCACTTGCCATTGGTAATATTTTTTCTAGTTACTTATCGGGGGCTTTGCGCAATCCATCTGCGGCAGCGGATCAGCAGGCGCGCGTTTTAGTCTTTGCTGCAGTTGCTGAATCATTAGGAATATTTTTACTTCTCATAGTAATACTTCTTCTTTTTGTGATTTAA
- a CDS encoding F0F1 ATP synthase subunit B family protein — MATSSDFSSKFPPFDTSTFLSQFFWLVVIFGIFYWIMHRFVLPRLAFGMILRHNQISSDQSKMEAAVMELNSMTASYEEALAIARTNAKEIVQKAIIDAEQNLECKRKMFEKDLLHEISVAQRKIESTQEKSLKELQSVSEGITKDLIHKLMGISISDVDIDVAMKKIKIREGKA, encoded by the coding sequence ATGGCTACATCTTCTGATTTTTCTAGTAAATTTCCTCCCTTTGATACGAGTACATTTTTATCGCAGTTCTTTTGGCTTGTCGTTATTTTTGGTATTTTTTACTGGATAATGCATCGCTTTGTTTTGCCTCGATTAGCTTTTGGTATGATATTGCGTCATAATCAAATCTCATCTGATCAGAGTAAAATGGAGGCTGCCGTTATGGAACTAAATTCGATGACTGCATCTTATGAAGAAGCGTTGGCAATTGCCCGTACAAATGCAAAGGAAATTGTCCAAAAAGCTATCATTGATGCCGAACAGAATTTAGAATGCAAAAGAAAAATGTTCGAAAAAGATTTATTGCATGAAATATCAGTTGCGCAAAGAAAAATAGAATCTACCCAAGAAAAATCATTAAAGGAACTGCAATCTGTATCAGAAGGGATTACCAAGGATTTGATTCACAAGCTGATGGGCATTTCTATATCAGATGTAGATATAGATGTTGCAATGAAGAAAATTAAAATAAGGGAAGGGAAGGCGTAG
- a CDS encoding F0F1 ATP synthase subunit B family protein — protein sequence MHFDETFLVFTSLVAFILLLIYLRVPAKVLYFLDARADRIRDELFEARRLREEAENVLVQYKEKYSKIGTDVREIIVVAEQKAKLIKDDNCKNIEKLSDLHLENVKRTIHCMELEAKRLFYIKLAYFSIEYAKEIISQKIDDDISCHIFQDAIREIEQYKN from the coding sequence ATGCATTTTGATGAGACTTTTTTAGTTTTTACGTCTCTTGTTGCTTTCATCCTCTTATTAATATATTTGCGAGTTCCTGCAAAAGTATTGTATTTTCTAGATGCACGTGCTGATCGCATTCGTGACGAACTTTTTGAAGCACGACGTTTACGTGAGGAAGCGGAAAACGTTTTGGTGCAGTACAAAGAAAAGTATAGTAAGATAGGAACAGATGTTCGTGAAATTATTGTCGTCGCTGAACAAAAGGCAAAGCTTATTAAAGATGATAATTGTAAAAATATAGAAAAACTATCTGATTTGCATCTTGAAAATGTCAAAAGAACAATTCATTGCATGGAATTAGAAGCTAAACGCCTTTTTTATATTAAATTAGCATATTTTTCTATAGAATATGCCAAAGAGATTATTTCCCAAAAGATAGATGACGACATTAGTTGTCATATTTTTCAAGATGCGATACGTGAAATTGAACAATATAAAAACTAG
- a CDS encoding rolling circle replication-associated protein, with translation MEIDSRFSKLMSLWDYGYTFKYVALDHVSLFYEAIESLAENILVSPPDYGDDSVLEHCYSSKYGNHEFSYYWIFLKRIYYYFLNIRMNKRENREYVSIYDMPELSTVFVYFNLPESFYEPFNLYSKGFYGYYPFLRINDRLIKEIYGDSVCRRSNYRFIDKDLFLKLYAKIKVSDFYRYEKNHSCFCLDFSGGCCNPVVLVMVYTDIVVIFDIGYKYNYFFYILARCRRCSVCCKSRGMFWLRRAQTEVMRSSRTWFITLTFSPSNHIKNYALTIGQYVESLSIEDRNFFYGKKKYGTIIEDIRSLNISDVDLKFRLLCKGFGDKIVLFLKRLRKNTSKKFRYFIVFEKHKSGNPHAHMLIHQKSGEELLKKAEIQEEWIREGFSHVRLLREDLNTARYVCKYLLKEDSKGIRVRASFCYGSMK, from the coding sequence ATGGAAATTGATTCTCGTTTTTCTAAATTAATGTCTCTTTGGGATTATGGTTATACTTTTAAATATGTTGCACTTGATCACGTTAGTCTTTTTTATGAAGCCATTGAATCTTTGGCGGAAAATATTTTGGTTTCCCCTCCTGATTATGGTGATGATAGTGTTTTAGAACATTGTTATTCTTCTAAATATGGAAATCATGAATTTTCTTATTATTGGATATTTTTAAAAAGAATTTATTATTATTTTTTAAATATTCGTATGAATAAGCGTGAAAATCGGGAATATGTTTCTATCTATGATATGCCTGAATTGTCAACTGTTTTTGTTTATTTTAATTTACCAGAATCATTTTATGAGCCTTTTAATCTTTATTCTAAAGGTTTTTATGGTTATTATCCTTTTCTTAGAATTAATGACCGTCTTATAAAAGAAATTTATGGTGATTCTGTTTGTCGTCGTAGTAATTATAGGTTTATTGATAAAGATTTATTTTTAAAACTTTATGCTAAAATAAAAGTTTCTGATTTTTATAGATATGAAAAAAATCATTCTTGTTTTTGTTTGGATTTTTCTGGTGGTTGTTGTAATCCAGTTGTATTAGTTATGGTTTATACTGATATAGTTGTTATTTTTGATATTGGATATAAATATAATTATTTTTTTTATATTTTGGCTCGTTGTCGTCGTTGTTCTGTTTGTTGTAAGAGTAGGGGCATGTTTTGGCTTCGTCGTGCTCAAACTGAGGTTATGCGTTCTTCTCGGACATGGTTTATTACTTTAACTTTTAGCCCATCAAACCATATAAAAAATTATGCCCTTACTATTGGGCAATATGTTGAAAGTTTATCTATTGAAGACCGTAATTTTTTTTACGGTAAAAAAAAGTATGGAACTATTATTGAAGATATAAGGAGTCTTAATATTTCGGATGTTGATTTAAAGTTTCGTTTACTATGTAAAGGATTCGGTGATAAGATTGTTTTATTTTTAAAGCGTCTTCGAAAGAATACATCTAAAAAATTTCGTTATTTTATTGTTTTTGAAAAACACAAAAGCGGTAATCCTCATGCACATATGCTAATTCATCAGAAATCAGGGGAAGAGTTATTAAAAAAGGCAGAAATTCAAGAAGAATGGATTAGAGAGGGTTTTTCTCATGTTCGTCTTTTAAGAGAGGATTTGAATACTGCCCGTTATGTGTGTAAATATCTTCTGAAAGAAGATTCAAAAGGCATTAGAGTAAGAGCGTCCTTTTGTTACGGTTCTATGAAATAG
- a CDS encoding rolling circle replication-associated protein: MEIDRFSVLTSCWDYGYTFKYVALDQISLFYKAIESLAEDHLIDPPDYCEDSVLDHYSNSSYKNHEFSYYWIFLRKLYYYFLEKHLDKHKADDREYFSLFYMPELRHVLSWYKGVDLFYSEPFNLKPKGFFGYYSFLRINDRFIRRIYGDSIVYRSGGYTCISKDLFLKLYAKVKVSDFYSYKIDHCCFCLDFSGGCSDPVLVIMYYPDQVVIFDVKYNYNYFFYILCRCRRCSICCKSRGMFWLRRAQTEVMRSSRTWFVTLTFSPSNHIKNYALVVGQYVDSLSTEDRDLFYGKKKYGTIFEDLTILNITDVDLKFRLLCKGFGDKIVLFLKRLRKNTSKKFRYFVVFERHKSGDPHAHMLIHQKPGDELIKKAEIQEEWMREGFSHVRLLREDLKTARYVCKYLLKEDSKGIRVRASFRYGSLKEPSEG, from the coding sequence ATGGAAATTGATCGTTTTTCTGTATTAACTTCTTGTTGGGATTATGGTTATACTTTTAAATATGTTGCGCTTGATCAAATTAGTCTTTTTTATAAAGCTATTGAATCTTTGGCGGAAGATCATTTGATTGATCCTCCTGATTATTGTGAAGATAGTGTTTTAGATCATTATTCTAATTCTAGTTATAAAAATCATGAATTTTCTTATTATTGGATATTTTTAAGAAAACTTTATTATTATTTTTTAGAAAAGCATTTGGATAAGCATAAAGCTGATGATCGAGAATATTTTTCTCTTTTTTATATGCCTGAGTTGAGACATGTTTTAAGTTGGTATAAAGGTGTAGATTTATTTTATTCTGAGCCTTTTAATCTTAAACCTAAAGGTTTTTTTGGTTATTATTCTTTTCTTAGAATTAATGATCGTTTTATAAGAAGGATTTATGGTGATTCTATTGTTTATCGAAGTGGTGGTTATACTTGTATTTCTAAAGATTTGTTTTTAAAACTTTATGCTAAGGTAAAAGTTTCTGATTTTTATAGTTATAAAATTGATCATTGTTGTTTTTGTTTGGATTTTTCTGGTGGTTGTTCTGATCCTGTTTTAGTTATTATGTATTATCCAGATCAAGTTGTTATATTTGATGTTAAATATAATTATAATTATTTTTTTTATATTTTATGTCGTTGTCGCCGTTGTTCTATTTGTTGTAAAAGTAGGGGGATGTTTTGGCTTCGTCGTGCTCAAACTGAGGTTATGCGTTCTTCTCGTACATGGTTTGTCACTTTAACTTTTAGTCCATCAAACCATATTAAAAACTATGCCCTTGTTGTTGGTCAATATGTTGACAGTTTGTCTACTGAAGATCGTGATTTATTTTACGGTAAAAAAAAATATGGAACTATTTTTGAAGATTTAACAATTCTTAATATTACTGATGTTGATTTAAAGTTTCGTTTACTATGTAAAGGATTTGGGGATAAGATTGTTCTTTTCTTAAAGCGTCTTCGAAAGAATACATCTAAAAAATTTCGTTATTTTGTTGTTTTTGAGAGGCATAAAAGCGGTGATCCGCATGCACATATGTTAATTCATCAAAAACCAGGTGATGAGTTGATAAAAAAGGCAGAAATTCAAGAAGAGTGGATGAGAGAAGGTTTTTCTCATGTTCGTCTTTTAAGAGAGGATTTGAAAACCGCCCGTTATGTGTGTAAGTATCTTCTAAAAGAAGACTCGAAAGGCATTAGAGTAAGAGCGTCCTTTCGTTACGGTTCTTTAAAAGAGCCGTCCGAGGGGTAA